The Stenotrophomonas sp. BIO128-Bstrain region AGACCACCACGCGTTCACCACCGGCCAAGCCTGCCACGATCTGCGTGCGCCCTTGCACGCTACGTCCGGCACTCACCCGCACTGGCCGGAAGCTCCCGTCCGGATCCTGCACGATGACCCGGCTGTCCCGCCCGGTGGCAATCAGCGCCTCCGTGGGAACGACTGGCAAGGCCTGCTCGCATCGGGCTGCACCAGAACCTCGGCGAACATGCCCGGCACCAGCCGACGCTGCGGGTTGCGCAGCACAATTCGCGCCCGCTGCGTGCGACTAGCCATGTCGACCTGGGGAAGCAACGCCTGGATCTGTCCGCCAAAGCGCTCTGCCGGCCATGCATTGACCGTGGCCTGCACTGAGGTCCCCAGCCGCAAGGTGCCCAGCGCTGCCTGGGGCACCGAGGCCTCCAGCCACAGCGTGTCCAGCCCATTGATCTTGAACAGTGGCGTACCGGGTATCACCGTCTGCCCCTCGCGTGCCAGGATCTCGGTCACGACACCACTGTGGTCTGCGCCAAGCACGACGCCACTTCTGGCCGAGGCGCCAGAAGGAACACCCAACGAACGCAACCGTTGTTGCGCGGCACCCTGTAGCTCACGCGCGCTCGCGGACTGAGCTTGGCTCAGGGTATGTGCTTCGGCGATGGCCGCGTTCCATGCCGGGGCCTGCACGGTGGCCAGCGCTTGACCACGACGAACCTCGGTAAACGGCGCCTTTACCTGCACGTGGGTGATCAAGCCTTCCGTGCGCGCACTGACCACGGTTTCCTGGGTCAGATCCCTCGTCAGTGTGCCCGGCACGCGTACAGCAGTCCCTAGTGACTCTACCGTCACTTCCTGAGTGCGTATGCCCACGTTCTGCTGCAGGCGCGGATTGATCTGCGTTCCGCCGCCCATGGCCTCATCTGCGTATTTGGGCAGCAACTTCATATCCATGAACGGAGATTTGCCCGGCTTGTCGAATCGCTGCTCCGGCGCCATGGGGTCGTACCAGTACAACACCTTGCGCGCTTGACCTGCGCCGCTCGTGCCGGTGGGCGGGGTGGAATCAGAGGTTCGAGTCATCCAGGCGTAGCCGCTGGCAAAGCCGAGCGCCAGCAACCCGAGGGCCACGGCGAGCTGTGTGAGACGCGTCTTGGTCGGGGTCATGGCGTGTTCTCCTCATGGGGCAGCAGATAGGCCAGTGCCGCCCAGGCACGGCCCTGTTCGCCCAGCAGACGGGCGTTCTCCAGTTGCAATTCGATCTCATCGCGCCGCGCTTCCAGCCACGGCTGCAGGTCGGCACCGGCGCCGTAGGCGGCCAACGCCGTGCGTGCGCGATCGCGCGCCAAAGGCAGGCTCTGCGTGTTCTGACGCTCCAACTGGCCGGTTAACCCGCGCCATCGCGCCATCGCGCGTTGCACCGACTCGGCTTGGATGCGCCGGGCCTCATCGCGCTCTGCGGACACCGCCTCCAGCTCAGCCCGTCGTGCCACGATGCCTCGTGCTTGGCGGTTCTTCTGGAACAGCGGCAGGCCCACGCCCACTTCCACCATGAGCATGTCGCTGCGCGCCATGCCGTCGAGTGCGCGCTCGCGACGTCCGTAGGTGAGCTCCACACTCCAATCCGGGCGGGTTTCGGCCACGGCCGCATCCACCTGGGCCTGGGCTAAGCTCTGGCGTGCCTCCCAGCCCAGTAGTGGTGTGTGCTGGTCCAGGTTGGCCAGCAGTTGGGTGGGCTCCAATGGCAACTGCGAAAAATCCGGCGCCGTACCACTGGCCAAGATCGCCTCTGGTGCAATACCCAACCACCGCGCCAGGCCGGCCTGCGCCGCGGCGTGCTCCGCATGTACCTGCTCCAGGCGATTGTCCAACTGCAGTAGGACGGCCTGGGCGGCAAGCACGTCACTGGCCCCGGCCGTGCCACCTGCCAAGCGAGCACGCGCCGCACGCTCGGCTATGCGCGCCGGCTCGCGCAAACCTTCCAACGCATCTACGGCTTGCTGCGTACTCCGCAGCTCGATCCAGGCCTGCGCGGCCGCTTGGACCACCATCTGCTGTTCGACCATCGACAGTGAGCGCGCTTGTGCCAGCGTCGCTTGAGCCAGCGCTTGCTCGGCACGTCGTTTCGCACGGGCAGGAAACTCCTGCATCAGCCCGACTTGCTGGGTGGTCATCTCGTCTGCCCGCAGACTGAAGGCATCGGGTCCGCTGACGGGCCAGTTCGCCAGCCCCACGATCAGACGTGGATCGGGCAACGCGCCGGCACGCGCGGCTTCTTCGGTACTTGCATCGATCTGGGATCGGCGCACCTGCAGGGTAGGGGCGTTAGCAAGCGCTTGTTGTAGTGCTTCGGGATAGCTGATCGGGATAGCGGGCGGTGCCGCCACCACAGGACCACTGAGCGCCAGGGCAAACAACACCCCGCACGCCATCCTGCGTCTTGCACGCAGAAAGAAGGACATCTCCATAAGACCTCCGGACAAACGACAACGAGCGTGCTGCAACACAAGCAGCACGAGCACGGGTCAATCCAGGAGGGGCTTAAATCAGCAGGCTACAGAAGCGCTGCAGGGGGGGCGGATCGGACACGCACACCGGAACATCCCGATAGAACGTGCGTGTACCGGTGGCAACAGAGCCTGCACGAGCGCGGAGGCGGCCAGCGCGGGCTGGTAAGGCACTTGAGGGGCCTTCGCATCGGCCGTGGCGATGTGATCGCGCTGGCAATGCTGGTCGCACAACGCCGGAGCATCGGGATCCGGCGCGGACATCTCTTCGCAACCGACCATCAGGGTCGCTTGTCCAGCATCCACCGATTCCAGCGGACAGGCGTAGGCCACCAGCGCCAGTTGTTGCAGCAGCAGCGCCCACAGTCCCAGCCATGCCAGTCGGGCACGAGGACGGGGTCGCCGCCATCGCCTCAGCAGCTT contains the following coding sequences:
- a CDS encoding efflux RND transporter periplasmic adaptor subunit — translated: MTPTKTRLTQLAVALGLLALGFASGYAWMTRTSDSTPPTGTSGAGQARKVLYWYDPMAPEQRFDKPGKSPFMDMKLLPKYADEAMGGGTQINPRLQQNVGIRTQEVTVESLGTAVRVPGTLTRDLTQETVVSARTEGLITHVQVKAPFTEVRRGQALATVQAPAWNAAIAEAHTLSQAQSASARELQGAAQQRLRSLGVPSGASARSGVVLGADHSGVVTEILAREGQTVIPGTPLFKINGLDTLWLEASVPQAALGTLRLGTSVQATVNAWPAERFGGQIQALLPQVDMASRTQRARIVLRNPQRRLVPGMFAEVLVQPDASRPCQSFPRRR
- a CDS encoding TolC family protein; translated protein: MLVLLVLQHARCRLSGGLMEMSFFLRARRRMACGVLFALALSGPVVAAPPAIPISYPEALQQALANAPTLQVRRSQIDASTEEAARAGALPDPRLIVGLANWPVSGPDAFSLRADEMTTQQVGLMQEFPARAKRRAEQALAQATLAQARSLSMVEQQMVVQAAAQAWIELRSTQQAVDALEGLREPARIAERAARARLAGGTAGASDVLAAQAVLLQLDNRLEQVHAEHAAAQAGLARWLGIAPEAILASGTAPDFSQLPLEPTQLLANLDQHTPLLGWEARQSLAQAQVDAAVAETRPDWSVELTYGRRERALDGMARSDMLMVEVGVGLPLFQKNRQARGIVARRAELEAVSAERDEARRIQAESVQRAMARWRGLTGQLERQNTQSLPLARDRARTALAAYGAGADLQPWLEARRDEIELQLENARLLGEQGRAWAALAYLLPHEENTP